GTTGTCTCGGCAACCTTAATACGCAATACACCCTGATGTACCGCCACCTTGCTTTGGGCGGTAACCTCGTGCATCAGCAAAAAAATTGCAATGAGACAAAAGCATGGGATTCTCATAAAAAGATAAATCTTTTTCATGCTTAAATTGGTTTTTGGTTAATTAATCGGATTTAAACGGGTAGTCGAAATTCGGAAATACTACTACTAATAACAAATTTTATTCTGTTAATTATTAAAAGATGTAATATAATTCTTCTAAAAAGAAATATAACGGAACGTTATACGTTCAAACATCTATATCGTTTAAAGATTAATCTGTTTCATCAATGGCTCCATTGCTTCCGTATGTTTCCAGGTCTGCTTAACTTCGCGGCATGATTAAAAATGTTCTGATACTTATGTTTGTTTTCATCGGGTTTCATGCCGGTGGACAAATTCTGAAGGTTGATAAAGGAAGTATTGACGCTGACTCTTCGGGTTACTTCATGGGAAATATTAATTTCAATTTTAACCTGAACAACAGAAGTGCCACTGCTGAAAAGGACATCACATTCACTGGTCTGGAAGCTAATGCAGATCTTCTATATATTGCTGAAAAACACGCATATATACTAATAAATAAGCTTAATTACTTTAAGTCTACAGGTGGACCTCTGATCAGTACAGGTTATGCACATCTCAGGGTTAATTTTCTTCGTAAAAAGCTGATCTCTTATGAGTTATTTTCGCAAATACAATATGATGATGGCCGTATGATGCCGTTGCGTTTTCTACAAGGCGGAGGATTAAAATTCAGGATCAGCTCTACTGAAAAATCTAAAGTTTACTTTGGAATCGGAGCCATGTATGAAGAAGAACATTGGAAGTCTATAACTGATGAAGGGGTTATCATTGAAAAAGAATTATGGAAGACGAGTGACTATATCAACGGTAAATTTGACTTTAATGACCATGTAAGTTTTGACGTCATTTTGTACTATCAGGGAGGTTATGATAATGAAAGTGAGGTATTTAGAAATCG
This region of Fulvivirga ulvae genomic DNA includes:
- a CDS encoding DUF481 domain-containing protein, with translation MIKNVLILMFVFIGFHAGGQILKVDKGSIDADSSGYFMGNINFNFNLNNRSATAEKDITFTGLEANADLLYIAEKHAYILINKLNYFKSTGGPLISTGYAHLRVNFLRKKLISYELFSQIQYDDGRMMPLRFLQGGGLKFRISSTEKSKVYFGIGAMYEEEHWKSITDEGVIIEKELWKTSDYINGKFDFNDHVSFDVILYYQGGYDNESEVFRNRLSGDAVLNVQLTDKLSFLTSFSAQYEDKPIIPINNFVYSLTNGLKWSF